One window of the Syngnathoides biaculeatus isolate LvHL_M chromosome 11, ASM1980259v1, whole genome shotgun sequence genome contains the following:
- the reep2 gene encoding receptor expression-enhancing protein 2, producing the protein MEALGGSVCASEWEGRPRHPFALRSTHTCSSFTQRRKRETASSPTHCSTSLTAAAPQLTVGGFAPTSPPRLRHKPRPRAVWGRPGPTTSESPVQPRGRERASDRTSSKMVSWMISRMVVLAFGTLYPAYASYKAVKTKNVKEYVKWMMYWIVFALFSTAETATDLFLSWFPFYFELKIAFVIWLLSPYTKGSSVLYRKFVHPTLSNKEKEIDDYIAQAKDRSYETMMRFGKRGLNLAANAAVTAATKGQGVLSDKLRSFSMQDLTLINADDELSLHSSDGRMRRDSVDDMSSGASTLPRAKSAATRQTRSMAHMSLADDISSQHSSDLSDAKTEHSDEDPGEKAPKRTTTAKTTKKPAVKTEAQCKMVKKAPKKKTISSAETPP; encoded by the exons ATGGAGGCGTTGGGCGGCTCTGTTTGTGCGAGTGAATGGGAGGGGCGGCCAAGGCATCCTTTTGCTTTAAGAAGCACGCACACTTGCAGCAGTTTCACACAGCGACGCAAACGCGAAACAGCTTCCAGCCCGACACACTGCAGCACCTCTTTGACCGCTGCCGCACCGCAGCTGACGGTCGGCGGATTCGCACCCACCTCCCCTCCCCGTCTTCGCCACAAGCCGCGTCCACGAGCGGTATGGGGGCGGCCAGGGCCCACCACTAGCGAGTCACCGGTTCAACCTCGAGGCAGAGAGAGGGCCAGCGACCGCACGTCCAGCAAGATGGTGTCGTGGATGATTTCGAGGATGGTTGT CTTGGCCTTTGGGACCCTCTATCCAGCGTATGCATCATACAAGGCTGTCAAAACGAAGAATGTGAAGGAATAT GTGAAGTGGATGATGTACTGGATAGTATTTGCCTTGTTCTCTACTGCAGAGACGGCCACAGACTTGTTCCTATCCTG gtttcctttttattttgagtTGAAGATCGCCTTTGTGATCTGGCTCTTGTCCCCATACACCAAGGGCTCCAGTGTTCTGTATCGCAAATTTGTCCACCCAACCTTGTCCAACAAGGAGAAG gagattGATGATTATATTGCACAGGCCAAAGACAGGAGTTATGAAACCATGATGAGATTTGGAAAGAGGGGTCTGAACTTGGCTGCTAATGCTGCCGTCACTGCAGCCACCAAG GGACAGGGTGTGTTGTCAGACAAGTTACGCAGTTTTAGCATGCAGGACCTGACACTCATAAACGCCGACGATGAGCTGTCTCTGCACTCTTCAGACGGTCGCATGAGACGAGACTCTGTAGACGACATGAGCTCAGGGGCCAGCACGCTTCCCCGGGCCAAGAGCGCCGCTACACGACAGA CTCGGTCTATGGCTCACATGTCCCTTGCAGATGATATCTCATCCCAACACAGCTCAGACCTATCAGATGCAAAAACTGAACACTCTGATGAGGATCCAGGGGAAAAGGCCCCAAAGCGGACCACTACCGCAAAGACAACCAAGAAACCTGCAGTAAAGACGGAG GCACAATGCAAGATGGTGAAGAAGGCACCAAAGAAAAAGACCATATCCAGTGCAGAGACACCCCCATGA